One Paracoccus sp. SCSIO 75233 genomic window carries:
- a CDS encoding recombinase family protein — MPLIGYARVSTEDQTPLPQSQALKSAGCAEIYEEHASGGNRARPVLGRVLERIQSGDTLVVVRIDRLARSLSHLLEVIERLEARGAFFRSIQDPIDTGSPQGKFTLQVLGAAAEFERALIRERTKAGLASARTKGRVGGNPGLRAKDPAALRKVRLARQDGYMERLNETAQDWVPHVRRLRPDLAWEDVVRIINGPLPEARRWTQSRLLRAVKAYVRDGFLPETVLARAGRRETDDRLPAIVAAIKGADPGITLQAICERLESMRERTPRGRTRWQPSSVKMLLERAERLGLLE; from the coding sequence ATGCCATTGATAGGCTATGCGCGCGTATCCACAGAGGATCAAACCCCCCTGCCCCAGTCGCAGGCCCTGAAATCTGCGGGTTGCGCCGAAATCTATGAAGAGCACGCCTCAGGCGGCAATCGCGCGCGGCCGGTGCTTGGGCGTGTGCTCGAACGCATCCAGAGTGGCGATACGCTGGTCGTCGTGAGGATCGACCGGCTTGCGCGGTCTCTGTCGCATCTGCTGGAAGTGATCGAGCGGCTGGAGGCTAGGGGTGCGTTCTTTCGCTCGATCCAGGACCCGATCGACACTGGATCCCCGCAGGGCAAGTTCACGCTGCAGGTCTTGGGCGCTGCGGCCGAGTTCGAGCGCGCCCTGATCCGGGAGCGCACCAAGGCCGGCCTCGCCAGTGCGCGCACAAAGGGCCGCGTGGGCGGAAACCCTGGACTGCGGGCCAAAGACCCTGCCGCTCTTCGCAAGGTGCGGCTAGCGCGACAGGACGGCTACATGGAGCGTCTGAACGAAACGGCACAAGATTGGGTGCCCCATGTGCGCCGGTTGCGCCCTGACTTGGCCTGGGAAGACGTGGTGCGCATCATCAACGGCCCCTTGCCCGAGGCGCGTCGCTGGACCCAAAGCCGTCTCTTGCGCGCCGTGAAGGCCTATGTCCGCGACGGCTTCCTGCCCGAGACAGTTTTGGCCCGCGCCGGCCGCCGCGAAACCGACGACCGCCTGCCCGCCATCGTCGCCGCCATCAAGGGCGCGGATCCCGGCATTACGCTCCAGGCGATCTGTGAACGGCTGGAATCAATGCGCGAACGCACACCACGTGGCCGAACGAGATGGCAGCCGTCGTCAGTCAAGATGCTGTTGGAGCGGGCGGAGAGGCTGGGGCTGCTTGAGTAG
- a CDS encoding PIN domain-containing protein: protein MSVEFADTNVVLYLLDDGPKADRAEVILGQGPRISVQVLNESLVNCRRKAGLGWEEAAAFLEGVRALCPVEDLTVQTHDVGRALAERYGFSIYDAMIVASALVAGCTTLWSEDMQDGLLVEGQLRIVNPFA from the coding sequence ATGAGCGTTGAGTTCGCGGACACGAATGTCGTTCTTTACCTGCTCGACGACGGCCCAAAGGCCGATCGCGCCGAGGTCATCCTGGGGCAGGGGCCCCGGATCAGCGTTCAGGTTCTAAACGAGTCACTGGTGAACTGCCGCCGCAAAGCTGGCCTCGGTTGGGAGGAAGCAGCGGCCTTTCTCGAAGGCGTGCGCGCCTTGTGTCCCGTCGAAGATCTCACCGTGCAGACCCATGACGTCGGCCGCGCTTTGGCGGAACGCTACGGCTTCTCGATCTACGACGCGATGATCGTGGCCAGCGCTTTGGTTGCGGGGTGTACCACGCTGTGGAGCGAGGACATGCAAGATGGCCTGCTGGTGGAAGGCCAGCTTCGCATCGTCAACCCCTTTGCATGA
- a CDS encoding AbrB/MazE/SpoVT family DNA-binding domain-containing protein, with protein MQVAKWGNSLAVRLPAELVRELGLKEGDQIDLVKDDGRVRVRRLARADEVLTGLRRFRGKLSAAERLSRDDAHER; from the coding sequence ATGCAGGTCGCAAAATGGGGTAACTCGCTGGCCGTCCGTTTGCCCGCGGAGCTCGTCCGAGAGCTTGGTCTCAAGGAGGGTGATCAGATCGACCTGGTCAAGGACGACGGTCGGGTCAGAGTCCGTCGCCTTGCTCGTGCGGATGAGGTACTTACCGGCCTGCGCCGCTTCCGGGGCAAGTTGTCCGCAGCAGAACGTCTGAGCCGCGACGACGCACATGAGCGTTGA
- the repA gene encoding plasmid partitioning protein RepA, which yields MSEAEQDLDIAIGHYAELLASNLHAQRAAHFPPDAKKVMRSLTSGEAAELLGVDHTYLRKLHREGKIADVETTAGSHRRYTLDDIWEIRHALEANAKKPGTYVPGRRAGDELQIVSVVNFKGGSGKTTTSAHLAQRLALKGYRVLAIDLDPQASLSALHGIQPELDLMEGGTLYDAVRYDEPVPISDVIRKTYIRGLDLIPGNLELMEFEHETPAAIQRGGARAFFARVRDALDSVEADYDVVVIDCPPQLGFLTMSALSASSGVLVTVHPQMLDLMSMSQFLRMTADLLGVIRDAGANLRFDWLRFLPTRYKVGDAPQTEVIAFIRGLFGRSVLTNHMVESTAISDAGLTKQTLYEADKKDFTRQTFDRAIESMNAVNDEIAAIIQNTWGRNGKKA from the coding sequence ATGAGCGAAGCTGAGCAGGACCTGGACATTGCCATCGGGCACTACGCAGAGCTTCTTGCGTCCAATCTTCATGCGCAACGTGCTGCCCACTTCCCTCCCGACGCCAAAAAAGTCATGCGCAGCCTGACCAGCGGCGAGGCGGCCGAGTTGCTTGGCGTCGATCATACCTACCTTCGCAAGCTTCATCGAGAAGGAAAGATCGCTGACGTCGAAACCACTGCGGGCAGCCACCGGCGATATACCCTCGATGATATCTGGGAGATTCGCCACGCTCTTGAGGCAAACGCGAAGAAGCCTGGAACCTACGTTCCGGGGCGTCGTGCCGGTGACGAGCTTCAGATTGTTTCTGTTGTGAACTTCAAAGGCGGGTCCGGGAAAACGACAACATCCGCTCACCTTGCACAGCGCTTGGCTCTCAAGGGATATCGTGTCCTTGCGATCGATCTGGACCCCCAGGCATCCCTTTCCGCGCTGCATGGCATCCAGCCTGAGCTGGACCTGATGGAGGGTGGCACGCTGTATGATGCGGTTCGCTACGATGAACCGGTCCCGATCTCGGACGTGATCCGCAAGACCTACATCCGTGGTCTTGACCTGATTCCCGGGAACCTCGAGCTCATGGAATTCGAACATGAGACACCGGCAGCCATTCAGCGTGGCGGCGCCCGCGCATTCTTTGCCCGTGTGCGCGACGCGCTCGACAGTGTCGAAGCGGACTATGACGTCGTCGTCATCGACTGTCCGCCGCAGCTTGGTTTTTTAACCATGTCCGCCCTTTCAGCATCTTCAGGGGTGCTTGTTACCGTTCACCCCCAAATGCTCGATCTGATGTCCATGTCGCAGTTTTTGCGCATGACCGCTGATCTGCTTGGCGTCATCCGGGATGCTGGCGCAAACCTTCGCTTCGACTGGCTGCGCTTTCTGCCGACCCGCTACAAGGTGGGTGATGCCCCGCAGACCGAGGTCATTGCTTTCATCCGGGGTCTGTTCGGCAGGTCAGTCCTGACCAACCACATGGTTGAGTCTACTGCGATCTCTGATGCAGGGCTGACGAAGCAGACGCTCTACGAGGCCGACAAGAAGGACTTCACGCGTCAGACTTTCGATCGTGCAATCGAATCCATGAACGCCGTCAACGACGAGATCGCGGCGATCATCCAGAACACGTGGGGACGCAATGGCAAGAAAGCCTAA
- the repB gene encoding plasmid partitioning protein RepB, whose amino-acid sequence MARKPKLGLPLQTLRNAPDALEGRRLRGGVFEIEPDQIETTGRLDDRLQIETAGLKASISKNGQRVPILVRPLDGDRYSLIYGRRRLEACRELGIKVRAIVTEMEGDQALRDQLLENQERRDLSFIERALVAAALLDGDHLSASERTNKGVAEVLNLTEAGVSQLLSVVRTVGEDLVLAIGAAPGIGRPRWEELKKLLGATDADRELLAALAGEAKTSYQGGIDEKSDHAFLAVLSAAGKPEQTTSSSRPRGRPGTVIPGVGAATVTIGRRGKQLKLELKAEESDFVSWLEGNAPQLITELHERWKRSED is encoded by the coding sequence ATGGCAAGAAAGCCTAAACTGGGACTGCCACTGCAGACCCTGCGCAACGCGCCCGACGCTCTTGAAGGGCGCAGGCTGCGCGGCGGCGTTTTCGAAATCGAGCCTGACCAAATCGAAACCACAGGTCGGCTCGATGACAGGCTGCAGATTGAGACTGCGGGCCTCAAGGCGTCAATTTCCAAGAACGGACAGCGAGTACCAATCCTCGTCCGGCCGCTTGATGGTGATCGCTACAGCCTGATCTATGGCCGTCGTCGACTGGAAGCTTGCAGAGAACTTGGGATCAAGGTCCGCGCCATTGTCACAGAGATGGAGGGCGATCAGGCACTTCGTGATCAGCTGTTAGAGAACCAGGAGCGGCGGGATCTAAGCTTCATCGAACGAGCGCTTGTTGCCGCAGCCTTGCTCGACGGTGACCATCTGAGCGCATCCGAACGCACTAACAAGGGTGTCGCCGAGGTTCTCAATCTGACCGAGGCAGGAGTGTCGCAGCTGTTAAGCGTGGTCCGCACCGTTGGGGAGGACTTGGTCCTCGCCATCGGTGCCGCTCCGGGCATTGGTCGGCCCAGGTGGGAAGAGCTCAAGAAGTTGCTGGGGGCTACGGATGCCGATCGCGAACTGCTTGCAGCTTTGGCGGGTGAGGCCAAGACATCCTACCAAGGCGGTATTGACGAGAAATCCGATCATGCATTTTTGGCCGTCCTCTCTGCTGCAGGGAAGCCCGAACAGACCACATCCTCGTCTCGCCCTCGCGGGCGGCCCGGCACGGTGATTCCGGGGGTCGGTGCCGCCACTGTCACGATCGGACGTCGTGGAAAGCAACTCAAGCTCGAGTTGAAGGCCGAGGAGAGCGATTTTGTCAGCTGGCTTGAGGGCAACGCCCCGCAGCTGATCACCGAGCTTCACGAGCGCTGGAAGCGTTCGGAAGACTGA